In Candidatus Hamiltonella defensa 5AT (Acyrthosiphon pisum), one genomic interval encodes:
- a CDS encoding PA4780 family RIO1-like protein kinase codes for MKAPKRLQTLIDDGLVDEVIRQLKSGKEADVYVVRCGSDIRCAKVYKKTENRSFRQAVAYQEGRKVRSSRHARAMTKGSKFGRKQQEEIWQNAEIEALYLLAHAGVHVPQPYAHLDGVLLMDLITDEDHLPAPRISDVFFTEQQALSDHEMIIQSVVRMLCIGLVHGDLSEFNVLRGSAGPVIIDLPQVVNASANHHAKSILERDVGNITRFYGQFAPTLLNRKYAQEMWALYSEGQLTPETQLTGYFKDDTKTADVKTVIEEIHAVISEKKEEGRY; via the coding sequence ATGAAAGCACCAAAACGACTCCAGACTTTGATTGATGATGGTCTGGTTGATGAAGTGATCAGACAATTAAAAAGCGGAAAAGAAGCCGATGTTTATGTTGTTCGCTGCGGCTCTGATATCCGTTGTGCAAAAGTATATAAAAAAACAGAAAATCGCAGCTTTAGACAAGCAGTGGCATATCAAGAAGGCCGAAAGGTACGTAGCAGCAGACATGCTCGAGCTATGACAAAAGGATCTAAATTTGGCCGAAAACAGCAGGAAGAAATCTGGCAGAATGCTGAAATTGAGGCTCTTTATCTATTAGCTCATGCCGGCGTTCATGTTCCTCAACCTTATGCTCACCTTGATGGTGTCTTATTGATGGATCTGATTACGGATGAAGATCACTTGCCGGCACCTCGTATCAGTGATGTTTTTTTTACTGAACAGCAGGCACTGTCAGATCATGAGATGATCATTCAATCTGTGGTTCGAATGCTTTGTATCGGTTTGGTACATGGAGATCTTTCTGAATTTAACGTTCTCAGAGGATCTGCAGGTCCTGTGATTATTGACTTGCCTCAAGTCGTTAATGCTTCAGCAAATCATCACGCAAAATCCATTTTAGAAAGAGATGTAGGTAACATCACCCGTTTTTATGGGCAGTTTGCACCCACATTACTGAATCGAAAATACGCTCAGGAAATGTGGGCGTTATATTCGGAAGGGCAGTTAACACCTGAAACTCAATTAACGGGTTATTTTAAGGATGATACTAAAACAGCAGATGTCAAAACCGTCATAGAAGAAATTCATGCTGTGATTAGTGAAAAGAAGGAAGAAGGACGTTATTAG
- a CDS encoding helix-turn-helix transcriptional regulator, with translation MSKMFFKNELINKKVKEYLEENMLKNHKNKFGYLVIHKKDFHHICIISNCPEWFDIYLEFNHQLIDPVVIKALSRVEDFEWDENILISSKLALPKVLDQAKTYDISRGHTFVLHDYKQNLAILSIFDDRPLKTNDFFIDREKMYLLLVKTHQKLLSLYEKFEIPTKKNIGLSKRENEILHWASIGKTYQEISKIIGIKECSIKFHMKNITNKLGAINSRHAIKLAYELKLLKQISYAF, from the coding sequence ATGTCCAAAATGTTTTTTAAAAACGAGCTAATCAACAAAAAAGTTAAAGAATATTTAGAAGAGAATATGCTGAAAAACCATAAAAATAAATTTGGTTATTTAGTCATACATAAAAAAGATTTTCATCATATATGCATTATAAGTAACTGTCCCGAATGGTTTGATATATACCTGGAATTTAATCACCAGTTAATTGATCCTGTTGTTATTAAGGCTTTGTCCAGGGTTGAGGATTTTGAATGGGATGAAAATATTTTAATTTCATCGAAATTGGCCTTACCAAAGGTACTGGATCAAGCCAAGACATACGATATCAGTAGAGGTCATACTTTTGTTCTACATGATTATAAGCAAAATCTGGCGATTTTATCCATTTTTGATGACAGACCTTTAAAAACAAATGATTTTTTTATAGACAGAGAAAAAATGTATTTATTATTAGTTAAAACGCATCAAAAGTTACTGTCTCTTTATGAAAAATTTGAAATACCTACCAAAAAAAATATTGGCTTGTCAAAAAGAGAAAATGAAATTTTACATTGGGCAAGTATCGGTAAAACTTATCAAGAAATTTCAAAAATAATAGGTATTAAAGAATGTAGTATTAAATTTCATATGAAAAATATAACTAATAAATTAGGCGCGATTAATTCAAGGCATGCTATAAAATTAGCTTATGAACTCAAATTATTAAAACAAATTTCATATGCTTTTTAA
- the aroB gene encoding 3-dehydroquinate synthase gives MKKMTITLGPRNYPITISSGLLNHFDSFEPLKKGDQGMLVTNQTLAPLYLSSIRTVLEQGGVRLDHIILPDGEKYKSLASIELIFTELLKKWHGRHTTLIAFGGGVIGDLTGFAAACYQRGIRYIQIPTTLLAQVDASIGGKTAVNHQLGKNMIGAFYQPASVIIDIDCLSHLPLRHFSSGLAEAIKYGIAFDFDFFCWLEANMDSLLRRDVDALSHCISRCCQIKSKIVMEDERDENGLRALLNLGHTYAHAIETETNYIFYLHGEAVSIGMLMAAQTAQKLGLFSKTDIIRIKKLLLRAKLPIQGFHQIDPKSCLLHMMHDKKVMNDKLRLIIPTAIGQSEIYEGIDNDIVLASIKETLM, from the coding sequence ATGAAGAAAATGACGATTACTTTAGGTCCGCGCAATTATCCTATTACCATTTCTTCAGGATTATTGAATCATTTTGATTCTTTTGAGCCGCTCAAAAAAGGGGACCAAGGCATGTTGGTGACGAATCAAACCTTAGCGCCTCTTTATCTTTCTTCAATTCGAACGGTTTTAGAGCAAGGCGGCGTCAGGCTCGATCATATCATTTTACCCGATGGTGAAAAATATAAGTCATTGGCGTCTATTGAACTGATATTTACTGAACTTTTAAAAAAATGGCATGGGCGTCACACCACTTTGATTGCCTTCGGAGGGGGCGTCATAGGAGATTTAACAGGTTTTGCGGCAGCCTGTTATCAAAGAGGCATCCGATATATTCAAATCCCCACTACTTTGTTGGCGCAAGTAGATGCTTCGATAGGCGGAAAAACGGCCGTTAACCATCAACTTGGAAAAAACATGATTGGCGCTTTTTATCAACCTGCTTCTGTCATTATTGATATTGACTGTTTATCTCATTTGCCTCTGCGTCACTTTAGTTCAGGGTTAGCTGAAGCCATCAAATATGGTATTGCTTTTGATTTTGATTTTTTTTGTTGGTTAGAAGCCAATATGGATTCTTTATTAAGAAGAGATGTTGATGCTTTAAGTCATTGTATTAGTCGTTGTTGTCAAATAAAGTCCAAAATAGTGATGGAGGATGAACGTGATGAAAATGGCTTAAGAGCCTTACTTAATTTAGGTCATACCTATGCTCATGCCATTGAAACAGAAACGAATTATATTTTTTATCTACATGGTGAAGCGGTTTCTATCGGTATGTTGATGGCCGCTCAAACCGCTCAAAAATTAGGGCTATTTTCCAAGACCGATATCATACGAATAAAAAAATTATTATTACGGGCAAAGCTGCCCATTCAAGGATTTCATCAGATTGATCCAAAATCCTGTTTATTGCATATGATGCATGATAAAAAAGTCATGAATGACAAATTACGATTAATTATCCCAACCGCTATAGGTCAGTCAGAAATATATGAGGGAATCGACAATGATATTGTTCTCGCTTCTATTAAAGAGACGTTAATGTGA
- the aroK gene encoding shikimate kinase AroK: MIEKRNIFLVGPMGAGKSTIGRQLAQQLSMEFFDSDKEIERCTGADISWIFDLEGEQGFRYREEILINQLTEKKGIVLATGGGSIKSKETRNVLSARGVVIYLETSIEKQLIRTQRDKKRPLLQSVGQCPQFFQTLAKERNPLYEEIADIIIPTEDHSFKIVAKKIIHLLEKP; this comes from the coding sequence ATGATAGAGAAACGAAATATTTTTCTGGTCGGGCCTATGGGTGCCGGCAAAAGTACTATTGGCCGACAACTAGCCCAACAGCTCAGTATGGAGTTTTTTGACTCTGATAAAGAAATTGAGCGATGTACAGGCGCTGATATCAGCTGGATATTCGATCTCGAAGGGGAACAAGGCTTTCGGTATCGTGAAGAAATATTAATTAATCAACTCACTGAAAAAAAAGGCATTGTGTTGGCGACAGGGGGAGGTTCAATTAAATCTAAAGAAACCCGAAACGTTTTATCAGCCCGTGGGGTGGTCATTTATTTAGAAACCAGCATTGAAAAGCAATTGATCCGGACTCAGCGTGATAAAAAGCGCCCTCTATTACAATCAGTAGGTCAGTGTCCTCAGTTTTTTCAAACACTGGCAAAAGAACGAAATCCTCTTTATGAAGAAATCGCGGACATCATTATCCCAACAGAAGATCACAGCTTCAAAATCGTTGCAAAAAAAATTATTCACCTATTAGAAAAACCCTAA
- the dam gene encoding adenine-specific DNA-methyltransferase, which yields MKKKRAFLKWAGGKYHLIEEIRRHLPSADCLIEPFVGAGSVFLNTHYRYYILADINRDLSSLYNIVKSRVDDFVRDSRLLFHHQCNNAKQFYGLRKEFNTCKDEYRRALLFLYLNRHGYNGLCRYNLKGEFNVPFGSYKKPYFPEEELYFFSEKAQNAIFICENYQQTLMQASGRAVVYCDPPYVPLSMTANFTSYFHNGFNALDQQNLAQMAHQLRRDNQVSVLISNHDTALTRQWYHQASLHVVKARRTISCNGFGRRKVDELLALYR from the coding sequence TTGAAGAAAAAACGGGCTTTTTTGAAATGGGCGGGCGGAAAATACCATCTCATTGAAGAGATACGCCGCCATCTTCCCTCAGCAGATTGCTTGATTGAACCTTTTGTTGGGGCCGGTTCAGTTTTTTTAAACACGCACTATCGTTATTACATTCTGGCCGATATTAATCGTGATTTAAGCAGCCTCTACAATATCGTGAAATCACGTGTTGATGATTTTGTGCGTGATTCACGTTTGCTTTTTCATCATCAATGTAATAATGCAAAACAATTTTATGGGCTCCGGAAGGAGTTTAATACCTGTAAGGATGAATATAGGCGAGCCCTGTTATTTTTATATTTGAATCGCCATGGTTACAACGGCTTGTGTCGTTATAATTTAAAAGGAGAATTCAACGTCCCTTTTGGATCTTACAAAAAACCTTATTTTCCAGAGGAAGAATTGTATTTTTTCTCTGAAAAAGCACAAAACGCCATTTTTATCTGCGAGAATTATCAACAAACTTTAATGCAAGCCTCAGGGAGGGCAGTGGTATATTGCGATCCACCTTATGTTCCTTTATCTATGACCGCTAATTTTACTTCTTATTTTCATAACGGCTTTAATGCTTTAGATCAACAAAATTTAGCTCAGATGGCTCATCAGCTCCGTCGTGACAATCAAGTTTCAGTTTTGATTTCCAATCATGATACGGCTCTGACACGGCAGTGGTATCATCAAGCTTCACTCCATGTAGTGAAAGCCAGGCGTACCATCAGTTGTAATGGTTTTGGCCGTCGTAAGGTGGATGAACTTTTGGCTTTATACCGTTAA
- the pta gene encoding phosphate acetyltransferase yields MLIPIGTGIGLSSVSLGVIRSMEQKGIRLTLFKPISQSSSNKPDKTTAIIRAHSNLNVGKSLNLDYVESLLRTSQQNVLMEEILAHYHESTLDNEVVLIEGLVSIRQHQFVNMLNEQIARTLNAKIIFVMAMGNDSPVQLRERIELARSNFGGSKNKNIVGVIINKLNAPMDEQGRTRPDLSDICDGSRKTNLKNIDIEHLQNHLPLPLLACIPWHADLIAIRATDIAKHLGAQVINEGDIQTRRIRSFNFCARSLPNMLQYFRAGALLVTSADRSDVLVAACLAAMNGVEIGAILLTGGYIIDPSVNQLCQQAFQTGLPVFKVETNTWQTSLNLQSFSLEIPVDDHERIEKVQNYVADHISNQWICSLTAFSERTHRLSPPAFRYELTERARKANKRIVLPEGDEPRTIKAAAFCAERGIARCVLLGNPEEIHRIAAAQGVELGQEIEIIDPVTTRENYVARLVELRKNKGMTEVVAREQLQDNVVLGTLMLERDEVDGLVSGAVHTTAHTIRPALQLIKTAPGNSLVSSVFFMLLPDQVLVYGDCAINPDPTAEQLAEIAIQSADSAAAFGIEPRVAMISYSTGNSGTGSDVEKVREATMMAQKKRPDLMIDGPLQYDAAIMADVAQSKAPHSPVAGQATVFIFPDLNTGNTTYKAVQRSADLVSIGPMLQGMRKPLNDLSRGALVEDIIYTIALTAIQAVSIKNGT; encoded by the coding sequence ATGTTAATTCCAATCGGTACTGGTATTGGTTTAAGTAGTGTAAGTCTAGGTGTGATCCGATCGATGGAACAAAAAGGGATACGATTAACTTTATTTAAACCTATTTCTCAATCAAGCTCTAATAAACCAGATAAAACGACTGCGATTATTCGGGCGCATTCTAATCTCAATGTGGGAAAATCGCTTAATCTTGATTATGTTGAAAGCCTACTCAGAACCAGCCAACAAAATGTTTTGATGGAAGAAATTCTTGCGCATTATCACGAAAGTACCTTGGATAACGAGGTGGTATTGATAGAAGGATTGGTTTCTATACGCCAGCATCAGTTCGTTAATATGTTAAATGAACAAATTGCAAGAACGTTGAATGCCAAAATAATTTTTGTGATGGCGATGGGGAATGATTCACCCGTTCAACTGAGAGAGCGTATTGAATTGGCTCGTTCGAATTTTGGTGGCAGTAAAAACAAAAATATTGTAGGTGTCATCATCAATAAATTAAATGCCCCAATGGATGAACAGGGTCGTACTCGCCCTGATCTATCAGACATTTGTGATGGTTCAAGAAAAACAAATTTGAAAAATATTGATATTGAACATCTTCAAAACCATCTCCCTCTCCCTTTACTGGCTTGTATTCCATGGCATGCTGATCTGATAGCGATTCGCGCTACCGATATCGCAAAACATCTTGGTGCCCAAGTGATCAATGAAGGTGATATTCAGACCAGAAGAATCAGGTCTTTTAACTTTTGTGCTCGCAGTCTCCCTAATATGTTGCAATATTTTCGAGCCGGCGCTTTATTAGTGACCTCTGCAGATCGCTCGGATGTTTTAGTGGCTGCTTGCCTGGCAGCGATGAATGGGGTTGAAATTGGGGCAATTCTTCTCACAGGGGGTTACATTATAGACCCCAGTGTGAATCAGCTATGCCAGCAGGCCTTTCAAACTGGCTTACCCGTTTTTAAGGTGGAGACAAATACTTGGCAAACTTCTTTGAATCTACAAAGTTTTAGTTTAGAAATTCCGGTTGACGATCATGAACGTATTGAAAAAGTGCAAAATTATGTCGCTGACCATATTAGCAATCAATGGATTTGTTCTTTAACTGCTTTTTCAGAGCGAACACACCGTTTATCTCCCCCTGCGTTCCGTTATGAGTTAACGGAGCGTGCACGTAAAGCCAATAAACGGATCGTATTACCCGAAGGGGATGAGCCTCGTACGATCAAGGCCGCGGCTTTTTGTGCCGAACGAGGGATTGCACGTTGCGTATTATTGGGCAATCCAGAGGAAATTCACCGAATTGCAGCGGCACAAGGTGTGGAATTAGGCCAAGAGATTGAGATCATAGATCCTGTGACGACCCGTGAAAATTATGTTGCACGCCTTGTTGAGCTGAGAAAGAATAAAGGCATGACGGAAGTGGTCGCTCGTGAGCAATTACAAGATAACGTTGTTTTGGGCACCTTGATGCTTGAACGAGATGAAGTGGACGGTTTAGTTTCAGGAGCAGTACATACTACAGCCCATACTATTCGCCCCGCATTACAACTCATCAAAACAGCCCCAGGGAATTCACTGGTTTCTTCTGTGTTTTTCATGTTGTTGCCGGATCAGGTGCTGGTGTATGGTGATTGTGCGATTAATCCCGATCCCACGGCGGAGCAACTTGCTGAAATTGCGATTCAATCCGCGGATTCAGCGGCTGCTTTTGGCATTGAGCCTCGTGTCGCAATGATCTCTTATTCTACAGGAAATTCAGGCACCGGCAGTGACGTAGAAAAAGTCAGAGAAGCCACTATGATGGCACAAAAAAAGCGCCCTGATCTGATGATTGATGGGCCATTACAATACGACGCCGCTATTATGGCAGATGTGGCTCAGTCTAAAGCACCTCATTCTCCTGTTGCAGGTCAAGCTACCGTTTTTATCTTCCCTGATCTGAATACGGGCAATACGACCTACAAAGCGGTTCAACGCTCTGCTGATTTAGTCTCGATTGGCCCTATGCTGCAGGGCATGCGTAAACCGCTGAACGATCTTTCACGTGGTGCACTAGTGGAGGACATTATTTACACCATCGCATTAACGGCCATTCAAGCCGTATCGATTAAAAATGGAACTTAA
- the ubiC gene encoding chorismate lyase has protein sequence MSTKKKSIIKCIDWRSIEEPDLPLEVAGWLMEAGSMTERFERHCHKIIIDLKHEGFIEHQALSDEKELLPESPRYWIREVVMCADDEPWLLGRTVIPQDTLSGPEHALLNLGKTPLGRYLFSSKDLKRDYIQTGRQGDLWARRSLLQLSNKPLLLTEVFLPASPLYCHSRNTKLA, from the coding sequence ATGTCCACGAAAAAAAAATCCATTATCAAATGTATTGATTGGCGCTCTATTGAAGAGCCTGATTTGCCATTGGAAGTGGCGGGATGGCTGATGGAAGCAGGCTCTATGACTGAGCGCTTTGAGCGACATTGTCACAAGATAATCATCGATCTCAAACACGAAGGCTTTATTGAACATCAGGCTTTATCTGATGAAAAAGAGCTGCTCCCTGAGAGCCCACGTTATTGGATACGAGAGGTCGTGATGTGTGCTGATGATGAACCCTGGCTACTTGGCCGTACCGTTATCCCACAGGATACCCTGTCAGGGCCTGAACATGCGCTGTTGAATCTCGGCAAAACACCTCTTGGGCGCTATTTGTTTAGTAGTAAGGATCTGAAACGAGATTACATTCAAACGGGACGTCAAGGTGATCTCTGGGCAAGGCGATCCTTATTACAGTTATCCAATAAACCGCTATTATTAACAGAAGTTTTTTTGCCTGCTTCCCCTCTGTATTGCCATTCCAGGAACACCAAGCTTGCATAA
- the rpe gene encoding ribulose-phosphate 3-epimerase — MKKYLIAPSILSANFARLGEDTANVLRAGADFIHFDVMDNHYVPNLTMGPMVCQALRDHGIEAPIDVHLMVKPVDALVSRFAQAGASYISFHPEASEHIDRTLQLIKQQGCQAGLAFNPATSLHYLDYVLDKLDLILLMSVNPGFGGQAFIPSTFKKLSQVRKIIDDSGYDIRLEVDGGIKVDNIAEVAHCGADIFVAGSAIFSQPDYHVVIHAMRNELLKVKIN; from the coding sequence ATGAAAAAATATTTAATTGCGCCTTCTATTTTATCTGCAAATTTTGCCCGCTTAGGCGAAGATACTGCCAACGTCCTCAGAGCAGGTGCCGATTTTATCCATTTTGATGTGATGGATAACCACTATGTGCCTAATCTGACGATGGGCCCGATGGTGTGTCAAGCCTTGCGGGATCATGGAATTGAAGCGCCCATCGATGTGCATCTCATGGTAAAACCCGTGGACGCCCTGGTTAGCCGTTTCGCTCAAGCTGGGGCGAGCTATATTTCGTTTCATCCTGAAGCTTCAGAACATATTGATCGAACTTTACAGCTGATTAAACAACAGGGATGCCAGGCTGGTTTAGCGTTTAATCCTGCCACTTCTCTCCATTATCTCGATTATGTTCTGGATAAGTTAGATCTGATTTTATTGATGTCTGTCAATCCTGGTTTCGGAGGGCAAGCCTTTATTCCCAGCACGTTTAAAAAATTAAGCCAAGTCCGAAAAATCATTGACGACAGTGGCTATGACATTCGTTTAGAGGTTGATGGTGGTATTAAGGTTGATAATATTGCTGAAGTAGCACATTGCGGAGCGGATATATTTGTAGCCGGTTCTGCTATTTTCAGCCAACCTGATTACCATGTGGTCATTCATGCCATGCGAAATGAATTACTTAAAGTTAAAATTAATTAG
- the trpS gene encoding tryptophan--tRNA ligase yields the protein MNQSNVIKSVVFSGAQPSGSLTIGNYMGALRQWVNLQEDYDCIFCIVDLHAITTRQNPESLRKSTLDTLALYFACGIDAKKSTIFVQSHVPEHTQLSWILNCFTYFGELNRMTQFKDKSSRHSENMNAGLLNYPVLMAADILLYQTHQVPVGEDQKQHLELARDIAKRFNGIYGDIFVIPEPFIAQSGARIMSLQEPNKKMSKSDENRNNVIELLEDPENIIKKIKKAMTDSDEPAQIYYDIKNKPGVSNLLDILSGVVNKNMSELEKNFSGKMYGHLKTELAEALTHMLNDIQKRYQHYRSDEPYLQQVMKQGADQARARGQLTIKKVYDALGFVPAPF from the coding sequence ATGAATCAATCAAATGTCATCAAATCCGTCGTATTTAGTGGGGCTCAACCCTCTGGCTCTTTAACTATTGGAAATTATATGGGTGCCTTACGTCAGTGGGTAAACCTACAAGAAGATTATGACTGTATTTTTTGTATTGTTGATTTACATGCCATCACCACACGCCAAAACCCAGAGTCTCTGAGAAAAAGCACTTTAGACACATTAGCGTTATATTTTGCATGTGGAATCGATGCAAAAAAAAGCACTATTTTCGTTCAATCTCATGTCCCTGAACATACGCAATTAAGCTGGATTCTTAATTGTTTCACTTATTTTGGTGAACTCAATCGAATGACACAATTTAAAGATAAATCTTCACGCCATTCAGAAAATATGAATGCGGGCCTATTGAATTATCCGGTTTTAATGGCAGCTGATATTTTGCTATACCAAACCCATCAGGTACCGGTCGGAGAAGATCAAAAACAACACCTGGAATTGGCTCGAGATATAGCAAAACGTTTTAACGGTATTTATGGCGATATTTTTGTGATTCCTGAGCCTTTTATTGCTCAAAGTGGAGCACGGATCATGTCATTACAAGAGCCAAACAAAAAGATGTCCAAATCAGATGAGAATCGAAATAATGTAATCGAATTATTAGAAGATCCTGAAAATATTATCAAAAAAATAAAAAAAGCGATGACCGATTCTGATGAGCCCGCTCAAATTTATTACGACATAAAAAACAAACCAGGGGTGTCGAATTTGCTGGATATATTATCTGGAGTGGTCAATAAAAATATGTCTGAGTTGGAAAAAAATTTTTCGGGTAAAATGTACGGTCATTTAAAAACAGAGTTAGCGGAAGCTCTTACTCATATGCTCAATGATATACAGAAACGTTATCAACATTATCGTTCAGATGAACCCTATTTACAGCAAGTGATGAAGCAAGGGGCTGATCAGGCCAGGGCGCGAGGACAGCTTACAATAAAGAAAGTGTATGACGCCTTGGGTTTTGTGCCTGCTCCTTTCTAA
- the ubiA gene encoding 4-hydroxybenzoate octaprenyltransferase yields MHKKTWKAYCRLMRIDKPIGIFLLLWPTLWALWIASKGIPDIKILAIFILGVFFMRAAGCVINDYADRKIDGHVKRTASRPIPSGEVDLRFCKILFFVLIFLSFCLVLMLNHMTIAISLVAALLAWVYPFMKRVTHLPQLILGLAFGWSIPMAFSAVTQTLPIVCWLLLFLNLCWTLIYDTQYAMVDRNDDLRIGVKSTAILFGQHDRLIIGLLQFITVFLMILVGYLMQFGVLFYISVGLVGMLFIYQQKLMISADGYFQAFMNNHYVGFILFLGIFSHYY; encoded by the coding sequence TTGCATAAAAAAACATGGAAAGCCTATTGCCGGCTCATGCGTATCGATAAACCCATAGGCATATTCCTGCTTTTGTGGCCGACCTTATGGGCACTCTGGATAGCCAGTAAAGGGATCCCTGATATCAAAATATTGGCCATCTTTATATTAGGGGTTTTTTTCATGAGAGCGGCGGGATGTGTGATCAATGATTATGCTGATAGAAAGATTGACGGTCACGTGAAACGTACTGCAAGTCGACCCATACCCAGTGGCGAAGTTGATCTCAGATTTTGCAAAATTCTGTTTTTTGTCCTGATTTTTCTTTCTTTTTGTCTGGTGTTGATGCTCAATCATATGACGATTGCGATTTCTCTGGTTGCGGCTCTACTCGCTTGGGTCTATCCCTTTATGAAACGGGTCACACATTTACCTCAGCTTATATTGGGATTGGCTTTTGGATGGTCAATTCCCATGGCTTTTTCTGCTGTGACTCAAACCTTACCTATAGTTTGCTGGCTGTTACTATTTTTAAATCTTTGCTGGACGCTCATCTATGACACCCAATATGCGATGGTAGATCGTAATGACGATTTGCGAATTGGTGTTAAATCTACTGCAATTTTGTTCGGCCAGCATGATAGATTGATCATAGGTTTATTACAATTTATCACAGTTTTTTTAATGATATTAGTGGGATATTTGATGCAGTTTGGAGTCTTGTTTTATATTTCTGTTGGATTAGTCGGCATGTTATTTATATATCAACAAAAATTGATGATAAGTGCAGATGGATATTTTCAAGCTTTTATGAACAATCATTATGTCGGGTTCATTTTATTTTTAGGCATTTTTTCACATTATTACTAA
- the metJ gene encoding met regulon transcriptional regulator MetJ, with the protein MAKWNGQYISPYAEQGKKSEQVKKITVCIPTKVLKILTDERTRRQINNLRHATNSELLCEAFLHAFTGQPLPNDDDLRKERNDEIPQAARILMRDLGINPDTWEY; encoded by the coding sequence ATGGCGAAGTGGAATGGCCAATATATCAGCCCTTATGCTGAACAGGGCAAAAAAAGTGAGCAGGTTAAAAAAATTACCGTTTGCATTCCAACGAAGGTACTCAAAATACTGACAGACGAAAGAACTCGTCGACAAATTAATAATTTACGCCATGCTACTAACAGTGAATTATTATGCGAAGCTTTTTTGCATGCTTTCACAGGCCAACCTTTGCCGAATGACGATGATCTGAGAAAAGAACGGAATGACGAAATTCCTCAAGCAGCCAGGATATTAATGCGTGATCTGGGGATCAATCCTGATACTTGGGAATACTGA